One Paraburkholderia agricolaris genomic region harbors:
- a CDS encoding cyclase family protein, with amino-acid sequence MNTEHLRFIDLSVALENDVPADPPGLQPRIQYTDHQRGAGQLAAMFPGLSPSQLPDGEGWAVEDLVLHTHCGTHMDAPLHYASTMNGGERAIGIDELPLDWCMAPGVKLDFRALPDGHVVRADEVEAELARIGHVLKPRDIVLVNTAAARAYGTPAYIDSGCGMGRAATLYLLERGVRVVGTDAWSWDAPFRYTREAYLKSGDPSIIWEGHKAGREIGYGQLEKLTNLDLLPPFGFTVCCFPYKIKGASAGFTRAVAIMDKEPHS; translated from the coding sequence ATGAACACTGAGCATTTACGCTTTATCGATTTGTCGGTCGCGCTGGAGAACGACGTGCCGGCCGATCCGCCCGGCCTGCAACCGCGCATCCAGTACACCGATCACCAGCGCGGCGCCGGGCAGCTCGCCGCGATGTTCCCCGGTCTTTCGCCGAGCCAGTTGCCCGATGGCGAAGGATGGGCGGTCGAAGATCTGGTCCTGCACACGCATTGCGGCACCCACATGGACGCGCCGTTGCACTATGCATCGACCATGAACGGCGGTGAACGCGCGATCGGCATCGACGAACTGCCGCTCGACTGGTGCATGGCGCCCGGCGTAAAGCTGGATTTTCGCGCGTTGCCGGATGGGCATGTCGTGCGCGCAGACGAAGTGGAAGCGGAACTGGCACGCATCGGGCATGTTCTCAAGCCGCGCGACATCGTGCTGGTCAACACCGCCGCAGCCCGCGCGTACGGCACGCCCGCCTACATCGATAGCGGCTGCGGCATGGGACGCGCCGCCACCCTTTACCTGCTTGAGCGCGGCGTACGCGTGGTCGGCACGGACGCATGGAGCTGGGATGCGCCATTCCGCTACACGCGCGAGGCCTACCTGAAGAGCGGCGATCCATCGATTATCTGGGAGGGCCACAAGGCAGGCAGGGAGATCGGCTACGGCCAACTCGAGAAACTGACCAACCTGGATCTGCTGCCGCCGTTCGGCTTCACCGTCTGCTGCTTCCCCTACAAGATCAAGGGCGCGTCCGCCGGCTTTACGCGCGCCGTCGCCATCATGGATAAGGAACCCCACTCGTGA
- a CDS encoding cupin domain-containing protein, translating to MTDDPSAGPQFRWSDSNDIPWIPSRFAKGVEVKNLGKADGRAMQLVRFSPGAAFPDHLHTGPEFIYVLEGEVTWNGRLLTRGCAGVAEAGTLERGFRSITGCMFLLMYDLGQLFDSVTSVIR from the coding sequence ATGACTGATGATCCATCGGCGGGACCGCAATTTCGCTGGAGCGATTCGAACGATATCCCGTGGATACCGTCACGGTTCGCGAAGGGCGTCGAAGTGAAAAACCTCGGCAAAGCAGACGGCCGCGCAATGCAGCTAGTGAGGTTCTCACCCGGTGCGGCGTTTCCCGACCACCTTCACACCGGACCTGAGTTCATCTACGTGCTGGAGGGCGAAGTGACCTGGAACGGCAGGCTGCTCACCCGCGGATGCGCCGGCGTGGCGGAAGCGGGAACCCTCGAGCGCGGCTTCCGCAGCATCACCGGATGCATGTTCCTGCTCATGTACGACCTCGGCCAGCTTTTCGATTCGGTGACTTCGGTGATTCGATAA
- a CDS encoding MFS transporter produces the protein MTTPLASSRPAKRQAPFGFRFVAPLALGSTLNPINSTMIATALVPIAADFHASVAETGWLIAGLYLTSAVAQPTMGRLADLFGPRRVYLASLLLIALAGLVGGIMPSLGGLVAVRVMLGIGTSGAYPSAMRIFRVRADKLGCEPPATAMGVLSMGGTAMLAIGPFLGGVLTSAFGWHAIFAVNVPFALGIMVLVFLWVPKDDRPAEGLGRLLEEVDLPGIGLFTAFLLSLMIFLLNLNHPIWIALPVSVIFCAGLILHSRRRAQPFIDVRMLARNRALSVTYLRAGIMLMMVYCILYGFAQWLESAAGFSEKEAGLITMPMSIVAALSSLAGTRNGSIRMPFLMSIGSSIIGCACLLLLNNSTTAWLISIAVIFFAAPQGMFATATQTAVYMQARAEEIGTAAGLQRTAQYIGAIAATSLLGLVYGQSATDQGLHRLALVMGVLGVVLFVSTIFDRTISRPAKR, from the coding sequence TTGACAACACCCCTTGCATCATCTCGTCCCGCGAAACGGCAAGCGCCTTTTGGCTTTCGCTTCGTCGCGCCACTGGCGCTCGGCTCGACGCTCAACCCCATCAATTCCACGATGATCGCCACGGCACTCGTGCCGATCGCGGCGGATTTCCATGCGAGCGTGGCCGAAACAGGCTGGCTGATCGCCGGGCTCTATCTCACGAGCGCCGTTGCTCAACCGACTATGGGGCGGCTCGCCGACCTGTTCGGACCTCGACGCGTCTACCTCGCCTCCCTCCTTCTCATTGCGCTCGCCGGGCTCGTCGGTGGAATCATGCCGTCGCTGGGCGGACTGGTGGCCGTGCGTGTGATGCTGGGGATTGGAACGTCAGGCGCGTATCCGTCGGCCATGCGCATTTTTCGCGTGCGCGCGGACAAACTCGGATGCGAACCACCCGCTACCGCCATGGGCGTGCTTTCCATGGGCGGGACGGCGATGCTGGCAATCGGCCCGTTCCTCGGCGGCGTGCTGACATCCGCCTTCGGGTGGCATGCCATCTTCGCCGTGAATGTGCCGTTCGCACTGGGGATCATGGTGCTCGTCTTCTTGTGGGTTCCAAAAGACGACCGCCCCGCCGAGGGCTTGGGCCGCCTGCTGGAAGAAGTCGACTTGCCCGGCATTGGACTGTTCACGGCGTTTCTGCTGAGCCTGATGATCTTCCTGTTGAACCTCAATCACCCGATCTGGATCGCCCTGCCCGTCTCAGTCATTTTCTGCGCCGGACTCATCCTGCATTCGAGACGCCGCGCGCAACCGTTCATCGACGTGCGAATGCTTGCGCGAAACCGGGCCCTGTCTGTGACCTATCTTCGCGCCGGCATCATGCTCATGATGGTCTACTGCATCCTTTACGGCTTCGCGCAGTGGCTGGAAAGCGCCGCCGGGTTCAGCGAGAAAGAAGCCGGACTCATCACCATGCCCATGTCGATCGTGGCCGCGCTCTCGTCCCTTGCCGGCACGCGCAACGGCAGCATCCGGATGCCCTTCCTCATGAGCATCGGCTCCAGCATTATCGGCTGCGCCTGCCTGTTGCTCCTGAACAACTCGACGACGGCCTGGCTCATCTCGATCGCCGTGATCTTCTTCGCCGCCCCACAGGGCATGTTCGCGACCGCGACGCAAACGGCCGTCTACATGCAGGCCCGGGCCGAAGAGATCGGCACGGCGGCCGGCCTTCAGCGAACCGCGCAATACATCGGCGCTATTGCGGCGACCAGCCTGCTGGGTCTCGTGTACGGCCAATCGGCAACTGACCAGGGCTTGCACCGTCTGGCGCTCGTCATGGGGGTGCTCGGCGTCGTGCTCTTCGTCAGCACGATCTTTGACCGGACTATTTCACGTCCCGCCAAACGCTGA
- a CDS encoding mannitol dehydrogenase family protein, with protein MIKLNRDTLPSFGPTVTRPTYDRDRLRVGIVHFGVGNFHRVHQGIAIEACLHHPDHEEWGICGVGLMDGPAAREKAEAYRRQDNLYTVTELASQTPHERQIVGAMIEYLHAPGAPEAVLARLADAATRIVSLTITEGGYNIDEVSGEFRLDTPDIRHDLAGGAPRTVFGYIVTALARRRRAGLPPFTVMSCDNLQRNGDISRRCVVSFARAIDADLADWIDKNGAFPNSMVDRIAPQVPEDERRRLVTATGVDDLLAATCETYTSWVVEDRFCAGRPRLELAGVVFSDEVPAYVAVKGRLSNAAHMLMCYPALLMGSRFVDEGMRHPDIPRLLRHFWNLDASGLVDPPSGYSVEAFTEKVIERFANPAIKDQLTRVAHDGASKIVVFHGKTIAQLIANGGDLTREAFLIACFERYLGGIDDEGVPFDVNEPHIGSADWAKLRGGDPLAVLDIEAFRGFGLRGSPRFVAAYQSVAKQLASQGTAATLAQLLAQGRDHEHG; from the coding sequence ATGATCAAACTCAACCGCGACACCTTGCCGTCCTTCGGTCCCACCGTAACCAGACCAACCTATGACCGGGATCGCCTGCGAGTAGGCATCGTCCACTTTGGCGTCGGCAACTTCCACCGGGTGCATCAAGGGATTGCCATTGAAGCCTGCCTGCATCATCCGGATCACGAAGAGTGGGGCATCTGCGGCGTCGGTCTGATGGACGGACCGGCCGCAAGGGAAAAAGCCGAAGCCTATCGTCGCCAGGACAATCTTTATACCGTCACTGAACTCGCTTCGCAGACGCCGCACGAGAGGCAGATTGTCGGCGCGATGATCGAGTATCTGCACGCGCCGGGTGCGCCGGAGGCCGTACTCGCCCGGCTTGCCGACGCCGCCACGCGCATTGTCTCGCTCACCATCACCGAAGGCGGCTACAACATCGACGAAGTGAGCGGCGAATTCAGGCTCGATACGCCGGATATCCGCCACGACCTTGCGGGAGGTGCGCCGAGGACGGTGTTCGGCTATATCGTTACCGCGCTGGCCCGGCGGCGGCGGGCGGGGCTGCCGCCTTTCACGGTGATGTCCTGCGACAATCTCCAGCGTAACGGCGACATCTCGCGACGCTGCGTCGTGAGCTTTGCACGGGCAATAGATGCGGATCTTGCCGATTGGATTGACAAGAACGGCGCATTCCCGAATTCAATGGTCGACCGGATTGCACCGCAAGTACCCGAGGACGAGCGTCGACGTCTTGTGACGGCAACCGGTGTCGACGATCTGCTGGCAGCGACGTGCGAAACCTATACGAGTTGGGTCGTGGAGGACCGTTTCTGCGCGGGGCGGCCCCGTCTCGAACTTGCCGGTGTCGTATTCAGCGACGAGGTTCCCGCGTACGTCGCGGTGAAGGGCCGGCTCTCCAATGCGGCTCATATGCTGATGTGCTATCCCGCGTTGCTGATGGGGTCGCGTTTTGTCGATGAAGGCATGCGTCATCCGGACATCCCGCGTCTGCTGCGCCACTTCTGGAATCTCGACGCCAGCGGGCTGGTCGACCCGCCGTCCGGTTATTCAGTCGAGGCGTTCACAGAGAAAGTCATCGAGCGATTCGCCAACCCGGCGATCAAGGACCAGCTAACACGCGTGGCTCACGACGGCGCTTCGAAGATCGTGGTCTTCCATGGCAAGACGATCGCACAACTGATCGCCAACGGCGGCGACCTTACCCGGGAAGCCTTCCTGATCGCCTGCTTTGAGCGTTACCTCGGCGGCATCGACGATGAGGGCGTGCCCTTCGACGTCAACGAACCGCATATCGGAAGCGCGGACTGGGCAAAGCTGCGTGGCGGCGATCCTTTGGCCGTGCTCGACATCGAGGCCTTTCGCGGGTTTGGCCTTCGCGGGAGTCCACGTTTCGTTGCCGCGTACCAGAGCGTCGCAAAGCAGCTGGCATCGCAAGGCACCGCTGCAACGCTCGCGCAGTTACTGGCGCAGGGAAGAGATCATGAGCACGGGTGA
- a CDS encoding LysR family transcriptional regulator, translating into MLDLNEIYLFVEVVQAGSFAEAARRLGMPPNTISRHVLQLEAELKSRLFVRTTRKLTLTAIGQTFYEQCARNIRELVVAGQQVADTHPEPMGPLRVAVFADFFDIFPISWITEFLARYPGVTLEFVVDNAYLDLMASGVDLALRPESMLDENSTRRVLCTSRGQLVASPKYLETRGTPANLDELGRYDCLLISRNSGPGTWHLNGPDGRRRVQVQGRFLASTSNPVRQAAVDGLGIALLFDLYAKRDLAAGRLVPVLDRYRSDPSNFCAVFPNHRHIRRVATIFVDAVQSKLVEMYSE; encoded by the coding sequence ATGCTCGACCTGAACGAAATCTATCTGTTCGTCGAAGTAGTCCAGGCCGGAAGTTTTGCCGAAGCCGCGCGACGTCTCGGGATGCCCCCGAACACGATCAGCCGTCACGTTCTACAACTCGAAGCCGAACTGAAGAGCAGGCTGTTTGTTCGAACCACAAGGAAACTGACGCTGACCGCAATCGGGCAAACGTTCTACGAGCAATGTGCGAGAAACATAAGGGAACTCGTAGTAGCAGGGCAGCAGGTTGCGGACACGCATCCGGAGCCGATGGGCCCACTGCGCGTCGCGGTGTTTGCCGATTTCTTCGACATCTTTCCGATTTCATGGATCACGGAGTTTCTCGCTCGCTATCCAGGCGTCACGCTGGAGTTCGTTGTCGACAATGCTTATCTCGACCTGATGGCGAGCGGCGTCGATCTCGCCTTGCGCCCCGAATCGATGCTGGACGAGAATTCGACGCGCCGCGTTCTATGTACTTCACGCGGGCAGCTTGTCGCGTCACCGAAATATCTCGAGACCCGCGGAACGCCGGCGAACCTCGATGAACTCGGCCGGTACGACTGTTTGCTGATTTCCCGAAACTCCGGGCCCGGCACCTGGCATCTGAACGGTCCGGACGGGCGTCGCAGGGTTCAGGTGCAGGGGCGTTTTCTCGCCAGTACCTCCAACCCGGTCAGGCAAGCGGCGGTGGACGGTCTCGGTATCGCCTTACTGTTTGACCTGTACGCGAAGCGCGATCTCGCGGCCGGGCGTCTGGTGCCGGTGTTGGACCGGTATCGGTCGGACCCGTCGAACTTCTGCGCCGTTTTTCCCAATCATCGGCACATCAGGCGGGTTGCGACGATTTTCGTGGATGCGGTTCAGAGCAAGCTTGTTGAGATGTACAGCGAGTAA
- a CDS encoding fumarylacetoacetate hydrolase family protein has product MKLATFETRDHAALVGVVLPAQQRVVALSDAFLAHHGTMLPAFADMLALMRSGPGALDTAFELVARTHGDEPFVHPFDSVRFLAPVPLPEQIRDFSTFDLHMQQAGAAIARLRANRRGDDPRALPQPNNIALPPVYYEQPIYYKANRLNVIGHEHDVRWPRRARLLDYEAEFGVYIGRTGRDIESRNARQHIFGFTIFNDFSARDLQEHEMEGPFGPAKGKDFDTGNAMGPWIVTADEIADPYDLAVTVRVNGEQWSRGSTRDMRHRFERMIEHVSADETLHVGEFLGSGTVGSGSGLELNRWIKDGDVVEIEIEKIGVLRNRVVAQSGQHTGDES; this is encoded by the coding sequence GTGAAACTCGCCACCTTCGAGACCCGCGATCATGCTGCGCTTGTCGGCGTTGTGTTGCCGGCGCAGCAGCGTGTCGTTGCACTGTCCGATGCGTTTCTCGCGCATCACGGCACAATGCTGCCGGCTTTTGCCGACATGCTGGCGCTAATGCGAAGCGGCCCGGGCGCGCTCGATACTGCCTTCGAGTTGGTCGCACGTACGCACGGTGACGAGCCGTTCGTGCATCCATTCGATTCGGTGCGGTTTCTCGCGCCTGTCCCGCTACCGGAACAGATTCGGGACTTCTCGACCTTCGACCTGCACATGCAACAGGCCGGCGCAGCGATTGCCCGCCTGCGCGCGAACCGGCGGGGTGACGATCCCCGCGCGCTGCCCCAACCCAACAACATCGCACTGCCGCCGGTGTATTACGAGCAGCCGATCTACTACAAGGCCAACCGCCTCAACGTGATCGGTCACGAGCACGACGTGCGCTGGCCGCGGCGCGCAAGGTTGCTGGACTACGAAGCAGAATTCGGCGTGTATATCGGCCGCACCGGGCGGGATATCGAGAGCCGCAACGCCCGCCAGCATATATTCGGTTTCACGATTTTCAATGATTTTTCGGCCCGCGATCTTCAGGAGCACGAAATGGAAGGACCGTTCGGTCCGGCCAAGGGTAAAGATTTCGACACCGGCAATGCAATGGGCCCATGGATCGTGACAGCCGATGAAATCGCGGACCCCTACGATCTGGCCGTCACCGTGCGTGTGAATGGCGAGCAGTGGTCGCGCGGCTCGACCCGCGATATGCGCCATCGCTTCGAGCGAATGATCGAACACGTGTCCGCGGACGAAACCTTGCATGTCGGCGAATTCCTCGGATCGGGCACGGTCGGCAGCGGCAGTGGTCTCGAGCTGAACCGGTGGATCAAGGACGGTGACGTAGTAGAAATCGAAATCGAAAAAATCGGCGTGTTGCGCAACCGTGTCGTTGCGCAGTCAGGCCAACATACAGGGGACGAATCATGA
- a CDS encoding ABC transporter substrate-binding protein, giving the protein MKTTRHFTRIFLAGAALALLSAEPCLAKEVKSVGISVGSLGNPGFVIMANTATRLIHKVNPGAQVTTVGYDYDLGKQFNQIDNFIAAGVDFILLNPGDPKAIAPAIKKAHAAGIPVVAFDTAAEGADANVTTDNVMAGRISCQYIADKLKGKGNVIIENGPQVSSVIDRVNGCKQVFAKYPGIKVLSDNLDGKGSRDGGMAVAQGYLTRFPKIDAIFTINDPQAIGTALAAKQVNRSDFFITSVDGSPDMEAALKDPGLSMIEASASQDFYAIPKVAVQTGLGLIAGKKPEKQLILIPSSLVTRQNVGAYKGWNAKHDD; this is encoded by the coding sequence ATGAAAACTACGCGTCATTTCACCCGGATTTTCCTGGCCGGCGCAGCGCTGGCGTTGCTATCCGCAGAGCCGTGTCTGGCTAAGGAGGTCAAATCTGTCGGAATTTCAGTCGGGTCATTGGGCAACCCCGGCTTTGTCATCATGGCCAACACGGCGACGCGCCTGATTCACAAGGTCAACCCAGGCGCCCAGGTTACAACGGTTGGCTACGACTACGATCTCGGCAAGCAGTTTAATCAGATCGATAATTTCATCGCGGCCGGAGTCGATTTCATCCTGCTCAACCCGGGCGACCCGAAGGCCATTGCTCCGGCCATCAAGAAGGCGCATGCAGCCGGCATTCCCGTTGTCGCTTTCGATACGGCGGCAGAGGGAGCGGATGCGAACGTGACCACCGACAACGTGATGGCCGGACGCATCTCCTGCCAGTACATCGCCGACAAGCTCAAGGGTAAAGGCAACGTCATTATCGAAAACGGCCCACAGGTATCGTCGGTGATCGACCGCGTCAACGGCTGCAAGCAGGTTTTTGCCAAATATCCGGGTATCAAGGTCCTGTCCGACAACCTGGACGGGAAAGGTTCGCGCGACGGCGGCATGGCGGTGGCTCAGGGTTATCTGACCCGTTTCCCAAAGATCGACGCAATTTTCACCATCAACGATCCCCAGGCGATCGGCACCGCGCTGGCGGCCAAGCAGGTCAATCGCAGCGATTTCTTCATCACGTCGGTCGACGGTTCGCCCGACATGGAGGCTGCGTTGAAGGATCCGGGTCTTTCCATGATCGAGGCCTCGGCGAGCCAGGATTTCTATGCGATCCCGAAGGTTGCGGTTCAAACCGGCCTCGGCCTGATCGCCGGGAAGAAGCCGGAAAAGCAGCTGATTCTCATCCCTTCCAGTCTCGTGACGCGCCAGAACGTGGGCGCCTACAAGGGCTGGAACGCCAAGCATGATGACTGA
- a CDS encoding GntR family transcriptional regulator, giving the protein MEILVKETLTEAILERLVEDIVSGVLPPEHNLRIEQLKEQYSIGASPLREALARLTSLGFVTNETRRGFRVAPLSQGDLADLTRMRQLVETEALREAIAAGNADWEMEIAGSFAKLSLAVTRHYDAPAEARSTIEMAHKSFHAALLGACRSRRLMDLQATFYDQASRYRHVILADAQELDGFVERHEALMRSVLGRDAEAAVAALSEHLALTPRDVYGPASRMLKR; this is encoded by the coding sequence ATGGAAATACTCGTCAAGGAAACGCTGACCGAGGCGATACTCGAGCGTCTCGTCGAAGATATCGTCTCCGGCGTGCTGCCGCCTGAGCACAATCTGCGCATCGAACAATTGAAGGAGCAGTACAGCATCGGGGCCTCGCCATTGCGTGAGGCGCTGGCCCGGCTAACTTCGCTGGGTTTCGTGACCAATGAGACGCGCCGTGGCTTTCGTGTTGCGCCGTTGTCGCAAGGGGACCTGGCGGACCTGACCCGGATGCGCCAACTGGTCGAGACAGAGGCGTTGCGTGAAGCGATCGCAGCAGGCAATGCCGACTGGGAGATGGAAATCGCCGGCAGCTTCGCCAAGCTGTCGCTTGCCGTGACGCGCCATTACGATGCGCCGGCAGAGGCGCGGAGCACGATCGAGATGGCGCATAAGAGCTTTCACGCCGCGTTGCTCGGGGCTTGCCGCTCGCGCCGGCTGATGGATCTGCAGGCGACCTTTTACGATCAGGCGAGCCGTTACCGTCATGTGATCCTTGCCGACGCGCAGGAACTGGACGGTTTCGTCGAGCGGCATGAAGCGCTCATGCGCTCAGTGCTCGGCAGGGACGCGGAGGCGGCGGTCGCGGCGCTGTCGGAGCATCTGGCGCTTACGCCTCGGGATGTTTATGGACCCGCGTCACGGATGCTGAAGCGGTAG
- a CDS encoding MFS transporter, with translation MNNRWIALAVLCLCVFQFTLNWFCVVPAFPAIAHEYGLSIPQVAALVAAFVGGYGIFHLPAGWLSARFGMRCALIVGIALEACASLGGALVSSYSAMLATRVIAGAGGACCLGAVVGLVSAWFRERELSFAIGLTTGVAFALGAAAGLFLWSMVVAATGWHTAVIIAGLVGLAVLLLVWFAPIVPRAAAATLDGGHLDMRAVRRVLGNGALWWWGLSIVGSYGAFFTLAQFLPIYAERVLHFSPTEGGRLSALLLLSGIPAAMLGGWVSDRFGRIKLLICGAFVLSGLLTLMLPRLDGGSLHLAAAAIGLITMTGLTPWFSVPAMYPDRIPLHDVPAASGLMLSLAALGGFAVPLGFGRIVASYGFDAGLPYLGIVSIVFTVFGLIAPTPSRRRGMVAHIQTDAA, from the coding sequence ATGAACAACCGTTGGATCGCACTTGCGGTGCTTTGTCTTTGCGTCTTTCAGTTCACACTCAACTGGTTCTGCGTCGTGCCGGCGTTTCCGGCGATTGCGCATGAGTACGGACTCTCGATTCCCCAGGTGGCCGCGCTCGTTGCCGCGTTTGTCGGGGGCTACGGCATTTTCCATCTGCCGGCCGGCTGGTTGTCCGCCCGATTCGGCATGCGCTGCGCGCTGATCGTCGGCATTGCGCTCGAAGCCTGCGCATCGCTCGGCGGCGCACTGGTGTCGTCGTATTCAGCAATGCTGGCCACCCGCGTGATCGCGGGTGCCGGCGGGGCCTGCTGTCTCGGCGCAGTGGTGGGACTCGTCAGCGCCTGGTTCCGCGAGCGCGAATTGTCGTTCGCCATCGGGCTGACAACCGGTGTCGCCTTTGCGCTCGGCGCGGCGGCGGGACTATTCCTGTGGTCGATGGTGGTGGCAGCCACGGGTTGGCATACCGCCGTCATCATCGCCGGGCTCGTCGGGTTGGCAGTGCTGCTGCTCGTCTGGTTTGCACCGATTGTTCCGCGGGCGGCCGCGGCGACACTCGACGGCGGCCACCTCGATATGCGTGCCGTGCGCCGCGTGTTGGGCAACGGAGCGCTCTGGTGGTGGGGACTGAGTATCGTCGGCTCGTACGGCGCGTTCTTTACCCTGGCGCAGTTCCTGCCGATCTATGCCGAGCGTGTCCTGCATTTCTCGCCCACCGAAGGCGGACGTCTTAGCGCCTTGCTGCTGCTGAGCGGCATTCCGGCTGCGATGCTGGGCGGCTGGGTGTCGGACCGCTTCGGCCGGATCAAGCTGCTGATCTGCGGCGCATTCGTGCTGAGCGGTCTCCTGACCTTGATGCTGCCTCGGCTCGACGGAGGATCGTTGCATCTTGCCGCCGCGGCAATCGGCTTGATCACCATGACCGGACTCACGCCGTGGTTCAGCGTACCCGCAATGTATCCCGACCGTATTCCGCTGCATGACGTGCCGGCCGCCTCCGGTCTGATGCTCTCGCTCGCCGCGCTTGGAGGCTTTGCCGTACCGCTGGGATTCGGCCGCATTGTCGCCAGCTACGGGTTTGATGCGGGTCTGCCCTACCTCGGCATCGTATCGATTGTCTTCACCGTCTTCGGGCTGATTGCGCCGACACCGTCGCGCCGCCGTGGCATGGTGGCCCATATTCAGACGGACGCCGCCTGA
- a CDS encoding DUF3331 domain-containing protein — translation MTVKVDVRAKPDFPLRVWISGIGAEVSVLEYDGRQLWLRWVEPGRCHYGEQRWSLAAAKRNGYCIVSGLPIRRGELVFRPGERPMPANADRMILPEPVEQVLAGHTVTIS, via the coding sequence ATGACAGTCAAAGTTGACGTGCGCGCGAAGCCCGATTTTCCGCTACGGGTATGGATCAGCGGCATCGGCGCGGAAGTGTCGGTACTTGAATATGACGGCCGGCAATTGTGGTTACGCTGGGTCGAGCCGGGGCGCTGTCATTACGGTGAGCAACGCTGGTCGCTCGCCGCGGCGAAACGCAATGGATATTGCATCGTGTCCGGCTTACCCATTCGCCGCGGCGAGCTGGTTTTCCGTCCCGGGGAGCGGCCCATGCCTGCGAACGCCGACAGGATGATTCTGCCGGAGCCGGTGGAACAAGTTCTGGCAGGACACACGGTGACGATCTCATAG
- a CDS encoding LacI family DNA-binding transcriptional regulator, whose protein sequence is MASKAGRKDTSHSERPARLIDVAHRAEVSRATAARALGGYGLVGDETRERVLTAARELNYSTNVVARAMRAGKTQAIGVVVADISNSFFSHATRAIIDTAARAGYETFVLNTDDDLAKEVDAVRILIEKRVDGLIVVPSSPTQYDHFVLEGELAKPLVLLDRRVEGLRVPTACTDDRGGAKQAIELFLEHGHVHIGLLVATAAARGGVETRQPEGVVSTVTDRVAGAQEAMAGRGIGEPAIRYSRSSVEAAQAGALELLTQKPRATAILATNEEMALGVLAACSELGLTIGKDVSLVSFDDTPWSKVIAPSMSVVKRPVYELGHAAATALIKAIRGEGRSRKIELPTQLIDRRSVANVLKRRR, encoded by the coding sequence GTGGCAAGCAAGGCGGGCAGGAAAGACACGAGTCACAGCGAGCGGCCGGCTCGTTTGATCGATGTGGCGCACCGCGCCGAGGTATCACGCGCCACGGCGGCGCGGGCGCTGGGCGGCTATGGCCTCGTCGGCGATGAAACGCGCGAGCGCGTGCTGACGGCCGCACGTGAGCTGAACTACAGCACCAATGTCGTGGCGCGTGCCATGCGTGCCGGGAAGACTCAGGCCATTGGCGTCGTCGTGGCGGATATCAGTAACTCTTTTTTCAGCCATGCCACCCGGGCCATCATCGACACAGCCGCGAGAGCAGGCTACGAAACCTTCGTCCTCAATACGGACGACGATCTCGCCAAGGAGGTCGACGCGGTACGCATACTGATCGAAAAGCGCGTGGACGGACTGATCGTGGTGCCATCGTCCCCGACCCAGTATGACCATTTCGTTCTGGAAGGCGAGTTAGCGAAACCGCTGGTATTGCTCGATCGCCGGGTGGAGGGTTTGCGCGTTCCAACCGCGTGTACGGACGACCGCGGGGGCGCAAAACAGGCAATTGAGCTTTTTCTCGAGCACGGGCATGTCCATATCGGTCTCCTGGTGGCAACGGCGGCCGCCCGTGGCGGAGTGGAGACACGGCAGCCCGAAGGCGTCGTCTCGACCGTGACGGATCGCGTGGCCGGCGCACAGGAGGCGATGGCGGGTCGCGGCATCGGCGAACCGGCCATCCGCTATAGCCGCAGCAGCGTTGAAGCCGCTCAAGCCGGCGCGCTCGAGCTGCTGACGCAGAAACCCCGCGCCACCGCCATCCTCGCAACCAACGAGGAAATGGCGCTGGGCGTGCTGGCGGCTTGCAGCGAGCTCGGGCTTACCATCGGCAAGGACGTGTCGCTTGTCAGCTTCGACGATACACCGTGGTCGAAGGTGATTGCGCCGTCTATGTCGGTGGTCAAGCGTCCGGTCTACGAGCTCGGTCATGCAGCCGCCACCGCGCTGATCAAGGCAATCAGGGGAGAGGGGCGGTCGCGGAAAATCGAACTGCCGACCCAGTTGATCGACCGCCGATCGGTGGCGAATGTGCTGAAACGGCGCCGTTAG